From a region of the Sphaerodactylus townsendi isolate TG3544 linkage group LG16, MPM_Stown_v2.3, whole genome shotgun sequence genome:
- the LOC125445715 gene encoding LOW QUALITY PROTEIN: uncharacterized methyltransferase C25B8.09-like (The sequence of the model RefSeq protein was modified relative to this genomic sequence to represent the inferred CDS: substituted 1 base at 1 genomic stop codon): MATRLFEGKEHASGYLKYRFSPPEKLQEVIFAYLDNKKVSSFQLAVDVGCGSGQSTLWMAKRFGKVVGTDISEAQIEEAKQAGHPANVSYLVSPAENLPFEDNSVDFIMAFAAVHWFDIPRFMKEVERVLKPSGCVALSTNCLDMQVQYKDCTKKLTEIFNEVRKQVFLYAKEKCRPKSTFPSVFMAEGYXILMALPLDKLFLFLSRITDIFGTVPFTVAGFLGYIQTFSMYQTFLKAEPEAAKSLIQDTEKRILEVIGDGSLQTPVEIKMRHVAVLGCKNS; this comes from the exons ATGGCCACGCGGTTGTTCGAGGGGAAGGAGCATGCCTCCGGCTATTTGAAGTACAGGTTCTCGCCTCCTGAGAAACTCCAAGAGGTGATCTTCGCCTACCTGGACAACAAG AAAGTGAGCTCCTTTCAATTGGCGGTGGATGTAGGCTGTGGTTCCGGCCAAAGTACATTGTGGATGGCAAAGCGGTTTGGGAAGGTGGTCGGAACGGACATAAGCGAGGCTCAGATTGAGGAGGCGAAGCAAGCTGGCCATCCTGCAAATGTCTCTTACCT AGTGAGCCCAGCAGAAAACCTCCCGTTCGAGGATAACTCTGTGGACTTCATCATGGCCTTTGCTGCGGTCCACTGGTTCGACATTCCCCGCTTTatgaaagaagtggaaagagtCCTGAAGCCCTCTGGCTGTGTGGCGTTGTCCACCAACTGCTTAGACATGCAAGTGCAATACAAAGATTGTACAAAGAAGCTGACCGAGATCTTTAATGAG GTAAGGAAGCAGGTTTTTCTGTATGCAAAAGAAAAGTGCAGGCCT AAATCAACATTCCCATCCGTCTTTATGGCAGAAGGCTATTGAATTCTTATGGCTCTTCCTTTGGATAAACTGTTCCTATTTCTTTCCAGGATCACAGATATTTTTGGCACAGTGCCCTTTACTGTGGCTGGATTCCTGGGATATATCCAGACCTTTTCCATGTACCAAACCTTTCTAAAGGCTGAGCCTGAAGCGGCCAAGTCTCTCATTCAAGACACTGAAAAAAG GATCCTGGAGGTGATAGGCGATGGCTCTCTCCAGACTCCAGTGGAGATCAAGATGCGGCATGTTGCTGTTCTAGGGTGCAAAAACTCCTGA